A window of Infirmifilum lucidum contains these coding sequences:
- a CDS encoding ECF transporter S component codes for MQKKVSVIDLVLTASLSAVIGAIFLVWSNIVWDFMKLLVGLLFVPIIYGMWFIGATVPAYIVRKPGIALLGEFLAAVLELAYGSQFASTVLLYGFMQGLMSELVFMATGYKKWGWLTMAIAGAAPALWAAPADTILYGITNPLTPEQRVVFWSLYFVSGALIAGLLVKAIIDAVVKSTPILDAFEVAKSVKNV; via the coding sequence ATGCAGAAGAAAGTCAGCGTCATAGATCTAGTGTTAACAGCCTCGCTCTCTGCAGTCATAGGGGCAATTTTCCTCGTATGGTCCAATATCGTCTGGGATTTCATGAAACTCCTGGTAGGCTTACTATTTGTACCCATAATTTATGGCATGTGGTTCATAGGTGCAACAGTGCCAGCTTACATAGTGAGGAAACCTGGAATTGCTCTCCTGGGAGAATTTCTAGCAGCAGTTCTAGAGCTAGCCTATGGCTCACAGTTTGCCTCAACAGTCCTCCTATACGGGTTCATGCAGGGCTTGATGTCAGAGCTCGTGTTCATGGCTACAGGGTATAAGAAGTGGGGCTGGCTTACCATGGCTATAGCTGGCGCTGCGCCAGCTCTATGGGCTGCGCCTGCAGACACCATACTCTACGGCATAACGAACCCGCTAACTCCAGAGCAACGTGTAGTATTCTGGTCTCTATACTTCGTAAGCGGCGCGCTTATAGCGGGGCTACTCGTGAAAGCTATCATAGATGCCGTAGTCAAAAGCACGCCGATACTCGACGCATTCGAAGTCGCAAAGTCGGTGAAAAATGTTTGA
- a CDS encoding ABC transporter ATP-binding protein translates to MSIISVKSLDVFLGFKKVPVLRNISFTLKKGEALLVVGPTGSGKTTLLQTLSGVIPELVYGHVTGEINIAGHNPKEEGLRGLAGDVGIVFQDPEAQVVMDTVFEEVAFPLENLLYGRDRIIERVNRSLEVTGLSQYSSEETDTLSTGLKQRLAIASALSYEPKVLLLDEPTAHIDPKSAREIYSIVKAYKDSGGTLVIVEHRLEYIEGIIDKILFIRGGEGILCRTFDELVKLVGLESLIEAGVWLPRNLLGKLTRDAPVVRSGQVQSGAPTVRAERLSVTIDGRTILEGVSFRAREGEIIAVVGPNGSGKTTLLKTVAGFTKYTGELSVMGGSPNYRKVAFATQVPELQFTERTVLEEVASPLLLRGFSKSKAMKTAVKELEKRGLAHLSNRLLYELSQGEKRLISLLEVELLDRKIYLLDEPTFGLDLRNTLNVLKWVERLAKSGKTILLVTHDSWVLPLIQSRIIGLSKGRVVFQGTLPELLLSRNIWRELAFLPPSELSNASGLGEAQELINSYRSRVEAIYGFFEKT, encoded by the coding sequence TTGAGTATCATTAGCGTCAAATCACTGGATGTTTTTCTGGGTTTTAAGAAGGTACCCGTATTAAGGAATATTTCGTTCACGTTAAAGAAGGGAGAGGCGCTACTGGTCGTAGGGCCCACCGGCTCTGGTAAAACCACGCTCCTCCAGACTCTGAGTGGCGTTATACCAGAACTTGTCTACGGCCACGTAACAGGCGAGATAAACATAGCTGGACACAACCCCAAGGAGGAGGGTTTAAGAGGGCTAGCAGGCGACGTGGGCATAGTCTTCCAAGACCCTGAAGCTCAGGTTGTCATGGATACAGTTTTTGAGGAGGTGGCATTCCCCCTTGAGAACCTCCTGTATGGCAGGGACAGAATTATCGAAAGAGTTAACAGATCCCTTGAGGTGACAGGTCTCTCCCAGTACTCTAGTGAAGAGACAGATACTCTATCGACGGGCTTAAAGCAGAGGCTAGCGATAGCGAGCGCTCTCTCCTACGAGCCAAAAGTCCTCCTCCTAGACGAGCCCACGGCACACATAGACCCAAAATCGGCTAGGGAAATCTACAGCATAGTAAAGGCCTACAAGGATAGCGGTGGAACGCTCGTTATAGTCGAGCACAGACTAGAGTACATCGAGGGTATCATAGACAAGATACTCTTCATTAGAGGGGGAGAGGGCATCCTGTGTAGAACCTTTGACGAGTTAGTGAAGCTCGTAGGATTAGAGAGTCTAATCGAGGCAGGAGTGTGGCTTCCAAGGAATCTACTCGGCAAACTCACTCGTGATGCTCCAGTAGTACGATCAGGACAAGTGCAGAGTGGCGCACCCACGGTAAGGGCAGAAAGGCTCAGCGTCACTATAGATGGGAGGACGATATTAGAGGGGGTCTCCTTTAGGGCGCGAGAAGGCGAGATAATTGCGGTAGTAGGACCCAATGGGAGCGGTAAAACTACCCTCTTGAAGACAGTAGCCGGCTTCACGAAGTACACCGGGGAACTAAGTGTTATGGGAGGATCCCCAAACTATAGAAAAGTAGCGTTTGCGACACAAGTCCCCGAGTTGCAATTCACAGAGCGCACGGTTCTAGAAGAAGTTGCGTCCCCTCTTCTATTGAGGGGTTTTTCGAAGAGTAAAGCCATGAAGACGGCAGTGAAGGAGCTTGAGAAGCGCGGTTTAGCGCATCTCTCAAACAGGTTGCTGTATGAGTTAAGCCAGGGTGAGAAGAGGCTCATCTCGCTGTTAGAGGTAGAGCTCCTCGACAGGAAAATATACCTACTCGACGAACCAACATTTGGCCTTGACCTCAGAAACACTCTTAATGTATTAAAATGGGTTGAGCGTTTAGCCAAGAGCGGCAAGACGATCCTTCTCGTTACACATGACTCGTGGGTTCTCCCCTTAATCCAGTCAAGGATTATCGGTCTTTCAAAGGGTCGAGTCGTTTTTCAAGGAACACTCCCAGAGCTCCTGTTGTCTAGGAACATCTGGAGAGAACTTGCTTTCCTCCCACCCTCGGAGCTTAGCAATGCATCGGGCCTGGGCGAAGCCCAGGAACTTATTAATAGTTACAGGTCTAGGGTGGAAGCTATCTATGGATTCTTTGAAAAGACTTAA